A region from the Algoriphagus machipongonensis genome encodes:
- the msrA gene encoding peptide-methionine (S)-S-oxide reductase MsrA: MKLISNLSSYLIVALFSLVLVSCGNTPAESKENNSSDEDKIAEYKGKTELATFAGGCFWCVEAPFEGIDGVIAVTSGYAGGKEKNPTYGEVSSGKTSHRESVQIAFDPEVISYSELVYIFWQTFDPTDVGGSFYDRGSQYESAIFYHDSEQKRVAEESKKALDKSGKFDKPVATPIIKYTNFYPAEDYHQDYYKKNPKDYYAYRNGSGRDAFIKAHWPELSEEKYPAPSKAELKKQLTDLQYQVTMEEATEMAFQNEYNGNKEAGIYVDIVTGAPLFSSKDKYESGSGWPSFTKPIDARLIDKPVDKSAGMLRVEVRSKLGDSHLGHVFYDGPNPTNLRYCMNSAAMKFIPKDEMEAAGYGEYIWLVE, encoded by the coding sequence GAAGATAAAATAGCTGAATACAAGGGTAAAACGGAATTGGCAACATTTGCTGGCGGTTGCTTTTGGTGCGTAGAAGCGCCATTTGAAGGAATCGATGGAGTGATTGCAGTAACCTCAGGTTATGCCGGTGGAAAAGAGAAAAACCCTACTTACGGTGAAGTAAGCAGCGGAAAAACTTCCCACAGAGAGTCAGTACAAATTGCCTTTGATCCGGAGGTAATCAGTTACTCTGAACTTGTATATATATTTTGGCAAACTTTCGACCCAACAGACGTTGGTGGGTCTTTTTATGACCGGGGAAGTCAATATGAATCTGCCATCTTCTACCATGATTCAGAACAAAAACGAGTAGCCGAGGAATCCAAGAAAGCGCTTGACAAATCAGGTAAGTTCGATAAGCCTGTTGCGACGCCAATTATCAAGTATACCAACTTTTATCCTGCAGAAGATTACCACCAGGATTATTATAAAAAGAACCCAAAGGATTACTATGCTTACAGAAATGGAAGTGGTAGAGATGCCTTTATTAAAGCACATTGGCCAGAATTATCTGAAGAAAAATACCCTGCCCCTTCCAAGGCTGAATTGAAGAAACAATTAACAGATCTTCAGTACCAAGTAACCATGGAAGAAGCCACTGAGATGGCTTTCCAAAACGAATATAATGGAAACAAAGAAGCGGGAATTTATGTAGACATTGTCACTGGCGCCCCATTATTCAGTTCCAAGGATAAATATGAATCCGGATCAGGATGGCCTAGTTTCACCAAGCCGATAGACGCAAGACTGATCGATAAGCCTGTTGACAAATCTGCAGGGATGCTTAGAGTAGAAGTAAGGAGTAAGTTGGGAGACAGCCATTTAGGCCATGTGTTTTATGACGGCCCCAATCCAACGAACCTTCGTTATTGCATGAATTCAGCTGCGATGAAATTTATCCCAAAGGATGAGATGGAAGCTGCTGGCTATGGAGAATATATTTGGTTAGTAGAATAA